The following proteins are co-located in the Spea bombifrons isolate aSpeBom1 chromosome 3, aSpeBom1.2.pri, whole genome shotgun sequence genome:
- the LOC128484026 gene encoding DC-STAMP domain-containing protein 2-like, which produces MGTTLGPWEWMCTCCKTTCGLCRRACPCACSCNCPCSCKCPCKRKCPCDCPCDCPRDCDCPRDCPCDCSRDCLSNLCPEEVKVEEVSAEDYIDEDKKEVRAQLREDNAVKSSLRSCGAFTFGLILTAMYAAIVLFVKNYSLKYCIVSSVVICILLTLGMAFFMKMRVTVFLMLPQLFSIEGKTIVLLVAFSLALQGPAANTLENFRRSSESVSCGVELAMNQTKELLEKVKRPLVSALDILRNIGQRLKGVADRARKFFKTVTDGVKHIGRVLRNVWRFIANIGEVCNEELEVPYLKCRKIFDTARNQCFQVMPFLSFLCYIVDAFKPLCGLAKTATILCLLPKYLQKYVRKHVKNPIINMLRNIKDKFEFNVTVIHDFDINLNSSKSIKQVAVGIMSEVQSTLNPYLDVLSMFSYSMTFVCLFIYIMAARYQRKYLYEDNHDNIYITRSFIELDVMRAKQGRRTLLPLSAREAYNFILPGSLYLTKRERKGYSFDIINVFRNVLVVAFMMVMDFIIYWVLDMVYYLLQADVVARAPVTFSVLINGSGYASEIFSNVVSAFDILQRGNLTVLSKKCLVAPSAPDFKGYILIGSMYGLCFLIAIFGVYIRRLQRVICAYYYPSREQERICFLYNNLITKRTNIEDSLIRSVRMNAEDGGHSSFLQVLAAKLPGCRWFAQLLGTNEQYCMACAKTITGSEGQDCVACITPGCKGMYCRGCFEILNNICTICMAPLAYSEAIEEEVDSSDEEQVHLWIDAMKTIKAEEKGKRKKLKEVVKDRLKQVLRSQGSRAALGEKLLEKYKEEVRGREEDESSGISEVESSEDSEDTDFEYQNSTEDTDSSDSEDHTTPPFTKWTEARRKRDLVTPARQRPPRRRGRRAVKNGGGN; this is translated from the coding sequence ATGGGGACAACACTAGGCCCCTGGGAATGGATGTGTACctgctgcaaaaccacatgTGGCCTATGCCGGCGTGCCTGCCCCTGCGCCTGTTCCTGCAACTGTCCTTGCTCCTGCAAGTGCCCCTGCAAGCGCAAGTGCCCCTGCGACTGCCCCTGCGACTGCCCGCGGGACTGCGACTGCCCTCGCGACTGCCCCTGTGACTGCTCCCGCGATTGCTTGTCAAACCTGTGCCCTGAAGAAGTGAAGGTCGAGGAAGTGAGCGCCGAGGATTACATTGACGAGGACAAAAAGGAGGTGAGAGCCCAACTCCGAGAGGACAACGCGGTGAAATCTTCTCTGAGGAGCTGTGGCGCCTTCACCTTTGGGTTGATTCTCACCGCCATGTATGCGGCCATCGTCCTCTTTGTGAAGAACTATAGCCTGAAGTACTGCATCGTGTCCTCAGTGGTCATCTGCATCCTCCTCACCCTCGGCATGGCCTTCTTCATGAAGATGCGGGTCACAGTGTTCCTTATGCTGCCCCAGCTCTTCTCAATTGAGGGCAAGACCATCGTGCTCCTGGTCGCCTTCTCGCTGGCCTTACAGGGACCTGCAGCCAACACCTTGgagaatttccggcgctcatctgAGTCCGTGTCCTGCGGCGTGGAACTGGCCATGAACCAGACCAAGGAGCtcctggaaaaagttaaaaggccgttAGTGAGTGCGCTGGATATTCTGAGGAACATCGGCCAGAGGCTGAAAGGAGTGGCCGATCGGGCCAGAAAGTTCTTCAAGACGGTGACAGACGGAGTGAAGCACATCGGACGCGTCCTGCGGAATGTGTGGCGTTTTATCGCCAATATCGGGGAGGTCTGTAACGAGGAACTGGAAGTTCCCTATCTAAAGTGCAGGAAAATATTTGACACGGCACGGAATCAGTGCTTCCAGGTGATGCCATTCTTGTCATTCCTGTGCTACATTGTGGACGCCTTCAAACCGCTGTGTGGACTGGCTAAAACCGCTACAATCCTATGCCTCCTGCCAAAGTATCTCCAGAAATATGTCCGAAAGCATGTGAAAAACCCCATCATCAACATGCTCCGCAACATCAAGGACAAGTTTGAGTTTAACGTGACGGTTATTCACGACTTCGACATAAACCTGAACTCCAGCAAGAGCATCAAGCAGGTGGCAGTCGGCATCATGAGCGAAGTGCAGAGCACACTGAACCCCTATCTGGATGTGCTCAGCATGTTCAGCTATTCAATGACATTTGTTTGCCTCTTCATCTACATCATGGCCGCTCGGTACCAGCGCAAGTACCTCTATGAAGATAACCACGACAATATCTACATAACGCGGTCCTTCATAGAGCTGGACGTGATGAGAGCCAAGCAAGGGCGCagaaccctcctgcccctttcCGCCAGAGAGGCCTACAACTTCATCCTGCCAGGTTCGCTTTACCTGACCAAACGTGAGAGGAAGGGATATTCTTTTGACATCATCAACGTCTTCCGAAATGTTCTGGTGGTCGCATTTATGATGGTGATGGACTTCATCATCTACTGGGTGCTGGACATGGTGTATTACCTGCTGCAAGCAGACGTGGTTGCCAGAGCTCCGGTGACGTTCTCTGTGCTGATCAACGGCTCCGGTTATGCCAGCGAAATCTTCTCCAATGTGGTGTCTGCGTTTGACATCCTTCAGAGAGGGAACTTGACAGTTTTGTCAAAGAAATGCCTAGTCGCTCCGTCCGCCCCAGACTTTAAAGGATACATACTCATAGGTTCAATGTATGGCCTGTGCTTCCTCATTGCGATATTTGGCGTCTACATACGGAGGCTGCAGCGCGTAATCTGTGCCTATTATTACCCATCCCGTGAGCAGGAGCGCATCTGTTTTCTTTACAACAACTTGATAACCAAACGCACAAACATTGAGGACTCCTTGATCAGGAGCGTGAGGATGAATGCAGAGGACGGGGGGCACTCTAGCTTCCTGCAGGTCCTGGCGGCAAAACTCCCCGGGTGCCGCTGGTTTGCCCAGCTGTTGGGCACCAATGAGCAGTACTGCATGGCATGTGCCAAGACAATCACTGGCAGCGAGGGGCAGGACTGCGTGGCCTGCATCACCCCAGGCTGTAAAGGGATGTACTGCAGGGGCTGCTTTGAGATCCTTAATAACATCTGCACAATTTGTATGGCTCCACTGGCATACTCTGAGGCTATCGAAGAGGAGGTCGACTCCAGTGACGAAGAACAGGTCCACCTCTGGATCGATGCCATGAAAACCATTAAGGctgaagagaaaggaaagaggaagaagctGAAAGAGGTTGTGAAGGATCGCCTCAAACAGGTTCTCCGTAGCCAGGGTAGCAGAGCAGCGTTAGGCGAGAAGCTCCTGGAGAAGTATAAGGAGGAGGTCCGTGGCAGGGAGGAAGATGAGAGCTCAGGAATCAGTGAGGTTGAATCCAGTGAGGACTCTGAAGATACAGATTTTGAATATCAGAACTCAACAGAGGACACTGACTCTTCAGATTCTGAGGACCACACGACCCCCCCATTCACAAAGTGGACAGAAGCACGAAGGAAGAGGGATCTGGTCACCCCCGCGCGGCAGAGGCCACCCAGGAGGAGAGGACGGCGGGCGGTGAAGAATGGAGGTGGAAACTAG